From Pseudomonas sp. CCI4.2, one genomic window encodes:
- a CDS encoding folate-binding protein YgfZ: MADSAFFCTLSHEGILAVRGPDASKFLQGQLTCNLNYLNDTAATLGARCTQKGRMQSSFRILLEGDGCLLAMASELIEPQLADLKKYAVFSKSKLTDESAGWVRFGLHDGDGALVSLGLDLPQASDSVVRANGLIAIRVSPARAELWAAADQADDVQARLAAHLAQGSLNDWLLGQIRAGIGQVMGNTRETFIPQMLNLQAVGGVSFKKGCYTGQEIVARMQYLGKLKRRLYRLTLAGIELPEPGTALFSPVHASAVGEVVMAAQAEDGIELLAVLQADAAEDGHIHVGAADGLTLQLTHLPYTLDSKLETQR, from the coding sequence ATGGCCGACTCCGCTTTTTTCTGCACGCTGTCCCACGAGGGCATACTCGCCGTCCGCGGCCCTGACGCCAGCAAGTTTCTTCAGGGCCAGCTGACCTGCAATCTCAACTATCTAAACGACACCGCAGCCACCCTCGGCGCACGCTGCACGCAAAAAGGTCGCATGCAGTCGAGCTTTCGGATTTTGCTTGAAGGTGATGGCTGCCTACTGGCGATGGCGTCAGAATTGATCGAGCCGCAATTGGCCGACCTAAAAAAATACGCCGTGTTTTCCAAATCCAAGCTGACGGACGAAAGCGCTGGCTGGGTGCGTTTCGGCCTTCATGACGGCGACGGCGCACTGGTCTCGCTGGGGCTGGACTTGCCACAGGCGTCGGATTCAGTGGTGCGTGCCAATGGCCTGATCGCTATCCGGGTGTCGCCCGCTCGCGCCGAGCTTTGGGCAGCCGCCGACCAGGCCGACGACGTGCAAGCTCGCCTTGCTGCACATCTGGCTCAAGGCTCATTGAACGATTGGTTGCTGGGGCAGATCCGTGCGGGCATCGGCCAAGTAATGGGCAATACCCGCGAAACATTTATCCCGCAGATGCTGAACTTGCAGGCAGTCGGCGGCGTAAGTTTCAAAAAAGGCTGCTACACCGGACAGGAAATCGTCGCCCGCATGCAGTACTTGGGCAAGCTCAAGCGCCGACTCTATCGCCTGACCCTTGCGGGCATCGAACTTCCCGAACCAGGCACTGCCCTGTTTTCACCGGTTCATGCCAGTGCAGTGGGTGAAGTGGTGATGGCTGCGCAGGCCGAGGATGGCATTGAGCTACTGGCGGTGTTGCAGGCGGATGCTGCCGAGGATGGCCACATTCATGTTGGCGCTGCGGACGGTTTGACACTTCAATTGACACACCTTCCGTATACGCTGGACTCCAAACTGGAAACTCAGCGCTAA
- a CDS encoding succinate dehydrogenase assembly factor 2: protein MVDDVELNRLYWHSRRGMLELDVLLVPFVKEVYATLNAEDRDLYRRLLTSEDQDMFGWFMQREESPDPELQRMVRMILDRVQPK, encoded by the coding sequence ATGGTCGATGACGTTGAACTCAACCGGCTCTACTGGCACAGCCGCCGTGGCATGCTTGAGCTGGATGTACTGCTGGTACCGTTTGTAAAAGAGGTATACGCCACCCTGAACGCCGAAGATCGCGATCTTTATCGTCGATTGCTGACCTCTGAAGATCAGGACATGTTCGGTTGGTTCATGCAGCGCGAAGAGTCGCCAGACCCGGAGCTGCAACGCATGGTCAGAATGATTCTGGATCGTGTCCAGCCGAAGTGA
- a CDS encoding protein YgfX has translation MSSRSDRFECRWQASRLLLTAYLIAQALALISLFSLDVFWWARALGALACLVHGCWALPRFVLLSSPAAFTGLRRDADGWQLWSDGNGWQAVQLRRDSLALPVLVVLRFRVVNGPRLIDRRLRGLCIPRDALTPEVHRRLRVRLKFSRRRWAAPE, from the coding sequence GTGTCCAGCCGAAGTGATCGCTTCGAATGCCGTTGGCAGGCCTCGCGGCTGTTGCTGACGGCGTATTTGATAGCGCAGGCGCTGGCGCTGATTTCGTTATTTTCTCTAGATGTGTTTTGGTGGGCCCGTGCGTTGGGCGCTTTGGCGTGCCTGGTTCATGGGTGTTGGGCGTTGCCGCGGTTTGTTTTGCTGAGCAGCCCGGCCGCGTTCACCGGTTTGCGCCGCGACGCCGACGGCTGGCAGCTTTGGAGCGATGGCAACGGCTGGCAAGCGGTGCAATTGCGCCGCGACAGCCTGGCGCTGCCTGTGTTGGTGGTGCTGCGGTTTCGCGTCGTCAATGGGCCGCGATTGATCGATCGGCGGCTGCGCGGTCTGTGTATTCCCCGCGATGCGCTGACGCCGGAGGTACACCGGCGTTTGCGCGTGCGCTTGAAGTTCAGCCGACGTAGATGGGCGGCACCAGAATAG
- the nadB gene encoding L-aspartate oxidase → MSQHFQHDVLVIGSGAAGLSLALTLPSHLRIAVLSKGDLANGSTFWAQGGVAAVLDNTDTVQSHVEDTLNAGGGLCHEDAVRFTVEHSREAIQWLIDQGVPFTRDDQSATEDGGFEFHLTREGGHSHRRIIHAADATGAAIFKTLLSQARLRPNIELLEQRVAVDLITERRMGLEGQRCLGAYVLNRASGEVDTYGARFTILASGGAAKVYLYTSNPDGACGDGIAMAWRSGCRVANLEFNQFHPTCLYHPQAKSFLVTEALRGEGAFLKLPNGERFMQRFDPRAELAPRDIVARAIDHEMKRLGIDCVYLDISHKPEAFIKTHFPTVYERCLEFSIDITKQPIPVVPAAHYTCGGVMVNEQGRTDVPGLYAIGETSFTGLHGANRMASNSLLECFVYARSAAADILEQLPKIPLPEELPTWDASQVTDSDEDVIIAHNWDELRRFMWDYVGIVRTNKRLQRAQHRVRLLLDEIDEFYSNYKVSRDLIELRNLAQVAELMIRSAMERKESRGLHYTLDYPDMLPVALDTILVPPIYVG, encoded by the coding sequence ATGAGCCAACATTTTCAACACGACGTCTTGGTCATTGGAAGCGGTGCCGCAGGCCTGAGCCTTGCGCTGACCCTACCCAGCCATTTACGCATTGCCGTTCTAAGTAAAGGCGACCTGGCCAATGGCTCGACATTCTGGGCTCAGGGTGGCGTCGCTGCGGTTCTAGATAACACGGATACCGTGCAATCCCATGTCGAAGACACGCTCAACGCCGGTGGCGGGCTCTGCCATGAAGACGCGGTGCGATTCACCGTCGAGCACAGCCGAGAAGCCATTCAGTGGCTCATTGACCAAGGTGTGCCCTTCACCCGTGACGATCAATCTGCCACGGAAGATGGCGGATTTGAATTCCATTTGACGCGTGAAGGTGGCCACAGCCATCGCCGCATCATCCACGCCGCCGATGCTACTGGCGCCGCGATCTTCAAGACGTTGCTGTCTCAAGCCAGGCTTCGGCCTAACATCGAACTTCTGGAACAACGGGTGGCGGTGGATTTGATCACCGAACGTCGTATGGGTCTGGAGGGTCAACGCTGCCTTGGCGCCTACGTGCTCAATCGCGCCAGCGGCGAAGTCGATACCTATGGCGCTCGCTTCACGATTCTGGCATCGGGCGGCGCAGCAAAAGTTTACCTGTACACCAGTAACCCCGATGGCGCGTGCGGTGACGGGATAGCCATGGCCTGGCGTTCGGGTTGCCGGGTGGCGAATCTAGAGTTCAACCAGTTCCACCCTACCTGCCTGTATCACCCGCAAGCTAAAAGCTTTCTGGTCACCGAAGCCCTGCGGGGCGAAGGCGCGTTTCTCAAACTGCCCAACGGCGAACGCTTCATGCAGCGCTTCGATCCTCGGGCCGAACTGGCGCCTCGGGATATCGTTGCCCGGGCCATCGACCATGAAATGAAGCGCTTGGGCATCGACTGCGTTTATCTGGACATCAGCCACAAGCCTGAAGCGTTCATCAAAACCCACTTCCCTACGGTGTATGAACGCTGCCTCGAATTTTCCATCGACATCACTAAACAACCGATACCGGTGGTCCCCGCAGCGCATTACACCTGCGGTGGCGTGATGGTCAACGAGCAAGGTCGTACCGACGTTCCGGGCCTATATGCGATTGGCGAAACCAGTTTTACCGGGTTGCATGGCGCCAACCGGATGGCGAGCAACTCGCTGCTGGAGTGCTTCGTTTACGCCCGATCTGCCGCTGCCGACATTCTCGAGCAGTTGCCGAAAATCCCTCTGCCCGAGGAACTGCCGACCTGGGATGCCAGCCAGGTGACCGATTCCGACGAAGACGTGATCATCGCCCACAACTGGGACGAGTTACGTCGATTCATGTGGGACTATGTAGGGATTGTACGCACCAACAAACGCTTGCAACGCGCACAGCATCGGGTACGTCTGCTGCTGGACGAAATTGACGAGTTCTACAGCAACTATAAAGTCAGCAGAGACCTTATTGAACTGAGGAACCTGGCTCAAGTTGCCGAACTGATGATCAGGTCTGCCATGGAACGCAAGGAATCTCGGGGTCTGCACTACACGCTGGATTACCCGGACATGCTGCCCGTGGCACTCGACACTATTCTGGTGCCGCCCATCTACGTCGGCTGA
- the rpoE gene encoding RNA polymerase sigma factor RpoE yields the protein MLTQEEDQQLVERVQRGDKRAFDLLVLKYQHKILGLIVRFVHDTHEAQDVAQEAFIKAYRALGNFRGDSAFYTWLYRIAINTAKNYLVSRGRRPPDSDVRSEDAEFYDGDHGLKDIESPERALLRDEIEGTVHRTIQLLPEDLRTALTLREFDGLSYEDIASVMQCPVGTVRSRIFRAREAIDKALQPLLQES from the coding sequence ATGCTAACCCAGGAAGAGGATCAGCAGCTGGTCGAGCGTGTACAGCGCGGCGACAAGCGAGCCTTTGATCTGCTCGTGCTGAAATACCAGCACAAAATTCTCGGGTTGATCGTGCGATTCGTGCACGACACCCATGAAGCCCAGGACGTTGCGCAAGAAGCGTTTATTAAAGCCTATCGCGCACTTGGTAATTTTCGCGGCGACAGCGCCTTTTATACTTGGCTGTACCGCATCGCCATTAATACGGCGAAAAACTATTTGGTGTCGAGAGGTCGGCGACCACCAGATAGCGATGTAAGGTCTGAAGACGCGGAGTTCTATGACGGCGATCATGGCCTCAAGGATATCGAGTCGCCAGAGCGTGCATTGTTGAGGGATGAGATCGAGGGCACTGTCCATCGAACTATCCAGTTACTTCCGGAAGATTTACGTACGGCTCTAACTTTACGCGAATTCGACGGTCTGAGTTACGAGGACATTGCCAGTGTCATGCAGTGTCCGGTGGGTACCGTGCGATCTCGGATTTTCCGCGCTCGGGAAGCCATCGATAAAGCCCTGCAGCCGTTGTTGCAGGAGTCCTGA
- a CDS encoding anti sigma-E factor RseA C-terminal domain-containing protein: MSREALQESLSAVMDNEADELEIRRVLNAFDDAETRATWSRYQVARAAMHKDLLLPHLDISAAVSAAIADEVSPLKAPRSPWRSLGRLAVAASVTVAVLAGVRLYNQDDIAGAELAQQAPQPANLSVPLVKGPAVLAGYNESAEQAPGPMASGVMQGQAGWHDQRLPGYLRQHAQQAALKGTESALPYARAASLENR; the protein is encoded by the coding sequence ATGAGTCGTGAAGCCCTGCAGGAATCGCTGTCCGCAGTGATGGACAACGAAGCGGATGAGCTGGAAATACGTCGGGTGCTGAATGCCTTTGACGATGCTGAGACACGTGCTACCTGGTCGCGTTACCAAGTTGCTCGCGCAGCGATGCACAAAGATTTGCTATTGCCTCATCTGGACATTTCGGCTGCTGTTTCTGCCGCGATTGCAGATGAAGTGAGCCCGCTTAAAGCGCCGCGCAGCCCTTGGCGTAGCTTGGGTCGTTTGGCAGTAGCTGCTTCGGTAACTGTGGCTGTATTGGCTGGTGTACGTTTGTACAATCAGGACGATATCGCCGGCGCAGAGCTTGCGCAGCAGGCGCCTCAGCCAGCAAATCTGTCCGTACCGCTAGTAAAAGGCCCGGCAGTTCTGGCCGGTTACAACGAAAGCGCCGAACAAGCTCCGGGTCCTATGGCCAGTGGCGTGATGCAAGGTCAAGCCGGTTGGCATGATCAGCGTCTGCCTGGTTATCTGCGTCAGCATGCTCAGCAAGCTGCGTTGAAAGGCACTGAAAGCGCGCTTCCTTATGCTCGTGCTGCCAGCTTGGAAAACCGCTAA
- a CDS encoding IS5 family transposase, producing MKQISFADAEYAGKRKRTRREIFLSEMDKVVPWKGLIALIEPHYPKGEGGRPAYPLMAMLRVHLMQNWFGYSDPAMEESLYETTILRQFAGLNLERIPDETTILNFRRLLEKNHLAGGILEVINGYLGDRGLMLRQGTIVDATIIHAPTSTKNKEGKRDPEMHQTKKGNQYFFGMKAHIGVDADTGLTHSVVGTAANVADVTQVDQLLHGEETHLCGDAGYTGVEKRLEHEGREMIWSISARPSSRRKHGEKSVIGRALRKIEYAKSQTRAKVEHPFRVIKRQFGYTKVRFRGLVKNTAQLVTLFALSNLWMARRHLMEPIGQVRPQYGN from the coding sequence ATGAAGCAAATTTCTTTCGCCGATGCCGAGTACGCCGGTAAACGTAAGCGAACCCGCCGTGAGATTTTCCTGAGCGAGATGGACAAGGTCGTCCCCTGGAAGGGGTTGATCGCTTTGATCGAGCCGCATTATCCAAAAGGCGAAGGGGGCCGCCCGGCGTATCCCTTGATGGCCATGTTGCGTGTGCACCTGATGCAGAACTGGTTCGGCTATAGCGATCCAGCAATGGAAGAGTCTCTTTATGAGACCACGATTCTGCGCCAGTTCGCGGGGTTGAATCTGGAACGCATTCCCGACGAAACCACGATTCTCAACTTCCGTCGCCTGCTGGAGAAAAACCATCTTGCCGGGGGAATCCTGGAGGTCATTAATGGCTACCTGGGAGACCGAGGTTTGATGCTTCGTCAGGGCACAATTGTTGATGCCACGATCATTCATGCGCCGACGTCGACCAAGAATAAAGAGGGTAAACGCGACCCCGAAATGCATCAGACCAAGAAAGGTAATCAATATTTTTTCGGGATGAAAGCGCACATCGGAGTAGACGCTGATACGGGTCTGACGCACAGCGTGGTGGGCACGGCAGCCAATGTCGCGGACGTCACTCAAGTCGATCAGTTGCTGCACGGCGAAGAGACCCATCTCTGTGGCGACGCGGGCTACACCGGCGTAGAAAAGCGGCTTGAACATGAGGGGCGCGAGATGATCTGGTCGATCTCCGCCAGGCCCAGCAGCCGCCGCAAACATGGAGAAAAAAGCGTCATTGGCCGTGCGTTGCGCAAGATTGAATACGCCAAATCGCAAACTCGGGCCAAGGTTGAGCACCCGTTTCGGGTGATCAAGCGCCAGTTTGGTTACACCAAGGTGCGGTTTCGCGGGTTGGTAAAGAACACGGCGCAGTTGGTGACACTGTTTGCACTGTCGAATCTGTGGATGGCGCGCCGACATTTGATGGAGCCTATAGGACAGGTGCGTCCGCAGTATGGAAATTAA
- a CDS encoding MucB/RseB C-terminal domain-containing protein, with translation MRAIPLLPLLLSGWLVLPAHADDAQDLLKRLAQAEQQQSFQGTFVYERNGSFSTHRIWHRVVDGKVREHMLQLDGSAQEVLRVDGLTQCVSGLLVSGITNQPDSPARAFDPKKLSAFYEINIVGKSRVAGRNAIIVALTPRDQHRYGIELHVDSETALPLKSLLLNDKGQLLERFQFTELDTRDIPTDQMLEATADCKPVQTASAKEDSSSVPATWRSDWVPDGFQLSRSSARQDPTSKVTLTSLMYDDGLARFSVFIEPVNATDTADIRTQLGPTVAVSRRVATASGDAMVTVVGEIPIGTAERIALSMRNVDSQSKQVAK, from the coding sequence ATGCGCGCCATCCCTCTATTGCCGCTTCTGCTCAGTGGATGGCTGGTTCTTCCAGCGCACGCCGACGATGCGCAAGACCTCCTCAAACGTCTTGCGCAGGCTGAGCAACAGCAAAGCTTTCAAGGCACTTTTGTTTACGAGCGTAACGGTAGTTTTTCTACCCATCGAATCTGGCATCGAGTCGTCGATGGCAAAGTTCGCGAGCATATGCTCCAGTTAGATGGTTCTGCGCAAGAAGTGCTACGCGTCGACGGGCTTACCCAGTGCGTGAGCGGCTTACTTGTATCAGGCATAACCAATCAACCGGACTCTCCTGCACGAGCGTTTGATCCAAAGAAGTTGTCTGCTTTCTATGAAATTAATATAGTTGGGAAATCCCGTGTGGCGGGTCGTAATGCAATTATCGTTGCACTAACGCCGCGCGACCAACATCGCTATGGCATTGAACTGCATGTTGATAGTGAGACAGCATTGCCGTTGAAGTCGTTGTTACTCAATGACAAGGGGCAATTACTTGAGCGATTCCAGTTCACCGAACTGGATACACGCGATATCCCAACAGACCAGATGTTGGAAGCAACCGCCGATTGCAAGCCCGTGCAAACCGCCAGTGCCAAAGAAGACTCATCCAGCGTCCCGGCGACTTGGCGGTCAGACTGGGTGCCTGATGGTTTTCAGTTGAGCCGCAGTTCAGCGCGGCAAGATCCAACGTCCAAAGTGACGCTCACCAGCCTGATGTATGACGATGGCTTGGCGCGATTCTCGGTATTCATCGAGCCGGTAAACGCGACGGACACCGCTGATATTCGTACTCAGTTAGGTCCTACCGTTGCGGTTTCGCGTCGGGTTGCCACTGCTTCAGGCGACGCCATGGTAACGGTTGTGGGAGAAATTCCGATTGGCACCGCTGAGCGTATCGCGCTCTCAATGCGCAATGTTGATTCGCAATCAAAGCAGGTTGCCAAATAA
- a CDS encoding DegQ family serine endoprotease, translated as MLIPSLKSYLSLVAAVLMLSQVAVVQAESLPDFTGLVEQASPAVVNISTRQKMPERSVASGQMPDLDGLPPQLREFFEHSMPKGQRTPKGDRQREAQSLGSGFIISSDGYVLTNNHVIEGADEIIVRLSDRSELKAKLVGTDPRTDVAVLKIDGKDLPTVKIGDSDKLKVGEWVLAIGSPFGFDHSVTKGIVSAKGRSLPNDTYVPFIQTDVAINPGNSGGPLFNMAGEVVGINSQIFTRSGGFMGLSFAIPIDVAMDVANQLKSGGKVNRGWLGVVIQEVNKDLAESFGLDKPAGALVAQVLDNGPAAKGGIQVGDVILSANGQPIVMSADLPHIVGNMKDGSKADLQVIRDGKRQTVSVTIGALPDEGQEMGIPGEGAEHSSNRLGVSVVELTDEQKKNFDLKGGVVIKEVQEGPASLIGLQPGDVITHLNNQAITSAKNFTEVAKDLPKNRSVSMRVLRQGRASFITFKLAE; from the coding sequence ATGTTGATACCAAGCTTGAAGTCCTATTTGTCACTCGTTGCCGCTGTATTGATGCTCAGTCAAGTGGCCGTTGTTCAGGCAGAGTCTTTGCCTGACTTTACCGGTTTGGTCGAGCAAGCTTCGCCCGCTGTCGTAAACATCAGTACGCGACAAAAAATGCCGGAACGGTCCGTGGCAAGTGGTCAAATGCCCGACCTGGATGGCCTCCCGCCACAGCTTCGAGAGTTTTTCGAACACAGCATGCCCAAGGGGCAACGCACTCCCAAGGGTGATCGTCAGCGTGAAGCTCAGTCCCTGGGCTCTGGCTTCATCATTTCGTCTGACGGGTACGTGCTAACCAATAACCACGTGATCGAAGGAGCGGACGAAATTATCGTGCGTCTGTCCGATCGCAGCGAATTGAAAGCCAAGTTGGTCGGCACCGACCCGCGCACTGACGTTGCCGTGCTGAAAATTGACGGCAAGGACCTGCCCACCGTCAAGATCGGTGATTCCGACAAGCTGAAAGTGGGTGAGTGGGTATTGGCCATCGGCTCGCCGTTCGGCTTCGATCACTCAGTGACCAAAGGCATTGTCAGTGCCAAAGGTCGCAGCCTGCCGAATGACACCTATGTGCCGTTCATCCAGACCGACGTGGCGATCAATCCGGGTAACTCCGGTGGCCCGCTGTTCAACATGGCCGGCGAAGTGGTCGGGATCAACTCGCAGATATTCACCCGCTCTGGTGGTTTCATGGGTCTGTCTTTCGCGATCCCCATCGACGTCGCCATGGACGTAGCCAATCAGTTGAAATCGGGTGGCAAGGTCAATCGCGGCTGGTTGGGCGTGGTGATTCAAGAGGTCAACAAAGACTTGGCTGAGTCCTTCGGTCTCGACAAGCCAGCCGGTGCGCTGGTGGCTCAGGTACTGGATAACGGTCCTGCGGCAAAAGGCGGCATTCAAGTGGGTGACGTGATTCTCAGTGCCAATGGTCAGCCCATTGTCATGTCCGCCGACCTGCCACATATTGTCGGCAACATGAAGGACGGCAGTAAAGCTGACCTGCAAGTGATTCGAGACGGCAAACGCCAAACCGTGAGCGTTACCATCGGTGCGCTGCCGGACGAAGGCCAGGAGATGGGTATTCCTGGAGAGGGCGCGGAGCACAGCAGCAATCGTCTCGGTGTCTCGGTGGTCGAATTGACTGACGAGCAGAAAAAAAACTTCGACCTCAAAGGCGGTGTAGTGATCAAGGAAGTGCAGGAAGGTCCTGCGTCTTTGATCGGTCTGCAGCCGGGCGATGTGATTACCCACCTGAACAATCAGGCAATCACGTCCGCGAAGAACTTCACTGAGGTTGCCAAAGACCTGCCGAAGAACCGGTCAGTCTCCATGCGCGTCTTGCGCCAGGGCCGTGCAAGCTTCATTACGTTCAAACTGGCTGAGTAA
- the lepA gene encoding translation elongation factor 4 has product MSDLSHIRNFSIIAHIDHGKSTLADRFIQMCGGLSEREMEAQVLDSMDLERERGITIKAHSVTLYYKALDGKTYQLNFIDTPGHVDFTYEVSRSLAACEGALLVVDAGQGVEAQSVANCYTAIEQGLEVMPVLNKIDLPQADPDRVKEEIEKIIGIDATDAVACSAKTGLGVDEVLERLVHTIPAPTGDIDAPLQALIIDSWFDNYLGVVSLVRVRNGRVRKGDKILVKSTGKMHLVDSVGVFSPKHTQTVDLKAGEVGFIIAGIKDIHGAPVGDTLTLSTTPDVAVLPGFKRVQPQVYAGLFPVSSDDFEDFREALQKLTLNDSSLQYAPEASDALGFGFRCGFLGMLHMEIIQERLEREYDLDLITTAPTVIFELLLKTGETILVDNPSKLPDQSTIEDMREPIVRANILVPQEHLGNVITLCIEKRGVQHDMLFLGTQVQVTYDLPMNEVVLDFFDRLKSVSRGYASLDYHFNRYQSANLVKLDVLINGEKVDALALIVHRDNANFKGRALTEKMKELIPRQMFDVAIQAAIGGQVVARTTVKALRKNVLAKCYGGDVSRKRKLLEKQKAGKKRMKQVGNVEIPQEAFLAVLRLDS; this is encoded by the coding sequence GTGAGTGATTTGAGTCATATCCGCAATTTCTCCATCATCGCCCACATTGACCATGGCAAGTCGACGCTGGCCGACCGCTTCATTCAGATGTGTGGCGGCTTGTCCGAGCGCGAGATGGAAGCTCAAGTCCTCGATTCCATGGACTTGGAGCGCGAACGCGGCATCACCATCAAGGCTCACAGCGTTACCCTGTATTACAAGGCGCTGGACGGTAAAACCTATCAACTGAACTTCATCGACACCCCAGGCCACGTTGACTTCACCTATGAAGTCAGCCGGTCGCTGGCTGCCTGTGAAGGCGCGCTGCTGGTTGTTGACGCGGGGCAAGGGGTTGAAGCCCAGTCCGTCGCCAACTGTTATACCGCTATCGAGCAAGGCCTTGAGGTCATGCCGGTGCTGAACAAGATCGATTTGCCGCAGGCAGACCCTGATCGCGTCAAAGAAGAAATCGAAAAGATCATCGGCATTGACGCTACTGACGCAGTTGCCTGCTCGGCCAAAACCGGCCTCGGCGTTGATGAGGTGCTGGAGCGTCTGGTTCACACCATCCCTGCTCCGACCGGTGATATCGACGCGCCGCTGCAAGCGTTGATCATCGATTCCTGGTTCGACAACTATCTTGGCGTTGTGTCGCTGGTGCGCGTGCGCAACGGCCGCGTACGCAAGGGCGACAAGATTCTGGTCAAATCCACCGGCAAAATGCATTTGGTGGACAGCGTGGGTGTGTTTTCGCCCAAGCACACACAGACCGTTGATCTGAAAGCTGGCGAAGTGGGATTCATCATTGCCGGTATCAAAGACATCCACGGCGCCCCCGTTGGCGATACTTTGACCCTGAGCACCACGCCTGATGTAGCCGTGTTGCCCGGCTTCAAACGTGTTCAGCCGCAGGTGTATGCCGGGCTGTTTCCGGTTAGCTCGGACGATTTCGAAGACTTCCGCGAAGCGCTGCAAAAGCTGACGCTGAATGACTCGTCCTTGCAATACGCGCCGGAAGCCTCCGACGCGCTTGGTTTTGGCTTCCGCTGCGGCTTCCTCGGCATGCTCCACATGGAGATTATCCAGGAACGTCTAGAGCGCGAGTACGATCTGGACCTGATCACCACGGCGCCGACGGTAATTTTTGAATTACTGTTGAAAACCGGTGAAACGATTTTGGTCGATAACCCGTCAAAGCTTCCTGATCAGTCTACGATCGAAGACATGCGTGAGCCGATCGTACGCGCCAATATTCTTGTGCCTCAAGAACACTTGGGTAACGTCATTACGCTGTGCATCGAAAAACGTGGCGTGCAACACGACATGTTGTTCCTGGGCACTCAGGTACAAGTGACCTACGACCTGCCGATGAACGAAGTGGTCTTGGACTTCTTCGACCGTCTCAAGTCGGTGAGCCGTGGTTATGCGTCTCTGGACTACCATTTCAACCGTTACCAATCTGCAAACCTGGTCAAGCTTGATGTGTTGATCAACGGTGAGAAAGTCGACGCGTTGGCGTTGATCGTGCACCGCGACAACGCGAACTTCAAAGGTCGCGCGTTGACCGAAAAGATGAAAGAGCTGATCCCGCGGCAGATGTTCGACGTGGCAATCCAGGCCGCCATTGGCGGGCAGGTTGTGGCACGGACAACCGTCAAGGCGCTCAGAAAGAACGTACTGGCCAAATGTTACGGTGGTGACGTTAGCCGTAAGCGTAAACTGCTCGAGAAGCAGAAGGCCGGTAAAAAACGCATGAAGCAAGTCGGTAACGTGGAAATTCCACAGGAAGCCTTCCTTGCAGTGCTCAGGTTGGATAGTTAG
- the lepB gene encoding signal peptidase I: MSLNFPLLLVIAVFVCGLLALLDLAILAPRRRTAISTYQGSVSQPDVAIVERLNKEPLLVEYGKSFFPVLFIVLILRSFLVEPFQIPSGSMKPTLDVGDFILVNKFSYGIRLPVLDQKVIQIGDPQRGDVMVFRYPSDPSVNYIKRVVGLPGDQIRYTSDKRLFINGELVAKQLIGSEPGTLGSAELYQEKLGEVEHQIRQEMSRYRAPPDHEWTVPAAHYFMMGDNRDNSNDSRFWDDPNIPKDELGMVPDKNIVGKAFAVWMSWPEPKLSHFPNISRVGLIK; the protein is encoded by the coding sequence ATGTCACTAAATTTCCCGCTGTTGTTGGTCATCGCCGTTTTCGTATGCGGTTTGCTTGCATTGCTCGACTTGGCCATTTTGGCGCCACGTCGGCGTACCGCGATATCGACTTATCAGGGCAGCGTCAGCCAGCCGGATGTCGCCATCGTAGAGCGACTGAACAAAGAACCTTTGCTGGTTGAATACGGCAAATCGTTCTTTCCAGTGCTGTTCATCGTGCTGATTTTGCGCTCGTTTCTGGTAGAGCCGTTTCAGATTCCGTCGGGGTCGATGAAGCCAACACTGGACGTGGGTGATTTCATCCTGGTAAACAAATTCTCCTACGGCATTCGTTTGCCCGTACTGGATCAGAAAGTGATCCAGATCGGCGATCCGCAGCGCGGTGACGTCATGGTGTTTCGCTACCCAAGCGACCCAAGCGTCAACTACATCAAGCGTGTAGTAGGTTTGCCCGGTGATCAGATTCGCTATACCAGTGACAAGCGTCTGTTCATCAATGGTGAATTGGTCGCCAAGCAGTTGATCGGTTCTGAACCAGGCACTCTAGGCAGCGCAGAGCTTTATCAAGAGAAACTGGGCGAAGTTGAGCATCAGATTCGTCAGGAAATGAGTCGCTACCGCGCGCCACCTGATCATGAATGGACCGTGCCAGCGGCGCACTATTTCATGATGGGTGACAACCGTGACAACTCTAACGACAGCCGTTTTTGGGACGATCCCAACATTCCCAAGGATGAACTGGGCATGGTCCCCGACAAGAATATTGTCGGTAAAGCCTTCGCTGTCTGGATGAGCTGGCCTGAGCCGAAACTGAGCCACTTCCCGAATATTTCCAGGGTTGGCCTGATCAAGTAG